One Lucilia cuprina isolate Lc7/37 chromosome 4, ASM2204524v1, whole genome shotgun sequence DNA segment encodes these proteins:
- the LOC111675035 gene encoding serine protease HTRA2, mitochondrial: MALQYLHKFTQLSKNVAHNTVMRSCIAATNFKFNVLLQRKLSTGQQKYGKYDGSRQQSKDKKWDTIILSTAAAAGLGSLYWLNQQNDLQLMPTVEAKTLPNLAGRRKQYNFIADVVDVCANSVVYIEIKDTRHFDYFSGQPVTASNGSGFIIESNGTILTNAHVVINKPHTMVQVRLHDGRVFPAVIEDVDSSSDLAIIRINCKDLPVMRLGESSTLRSGEWVVALGSPLALSNTVTAGVISSTQRPSQELGLRNRDINYLQTDAAITFGNSGGPLVNLDGEAIGVNSMKVTAGISFAIPIDYVKLFLEKVSERRKQGSAGRPTHQAKRYMGITMLTLTNDILNELKNRSESLPPNLTHGVLVWKVIIGSPAHIGGLSPGDIVTHINKKEIKTSSDVYEALADNSKTLDITIFRGPKRLNLTITPEDP, from the exons ATGGCACTACAGTATTTACACAAATTTACACAATTAAGCAAAAATGTTGCTCATAATACGGTAATGAGATCATGTATTGCTGCAACAAATTTCAAGTTTAATGTACTACTACAAAGAAAGTTAAGTACCGGCCAACAAAAGTATGGGAAATATGATGGCAGTCGACAACAATCTAAAGACAAAAAATGGGACACAATTATTCTTTCAACAGCTGCTGCAGCTGGCCTAGGTAGTTTATACTGGTTAAATCAACAGAATGATTTACAATTAATGCCGACCGTAGAAGCAAAAACTTTACCAAATCTTGCGGGAAGACGTAAGCAATATAATTTCATTGCCGATGTAGTGGATGTGTGTGCTAATTCGGTGGTCTATATAGAAATTAAAGACACTAGACATTTCGATTACTTTTCGGGACAACCGGTTACGGCCTCAAATGGTTCTGGATTTATTATAGAATCCAATGGAACTATTTTAACAAATGCCCATGTGGTCATTAATAAGCCACATACCATGGTCCAGGTGAGATTACATGATGGTCGTGTATTTCCTGCTGTTATAGAGGATGTTGATTCTTCCTCAGATTTAGCTATTATACGTATAAATTGCAAAGATTTGCCGGTAATGCGTTTAGGTGAAAGTTCCACTCTTAGATCCGGTGAATGGGTAGTAGCTTTAGGTAGTCCTTTAGCTCTTAGTAATACCGTTACAGCCGGTGTTATTAGTTCAACCCAAAGACCCTCTCAAGAATTGGGTTTAAGAAATCGTGATATAAATTACCTACAAACAGATGCCGCTATTACGTTTGGCAATTCTGGTGGGCCCCTGGTCAATTTAGACGGCGAGGCTATAGGTGTTAACTCTATGAAAGTAACGGCCGGAATTAGTTTTGCCATACCAATTGATTACgtgaaattatttttggaaaaagtatCCGAACGTAGAAAACAAGGTTCAGCTGGCAGACCCACACATCAGGCCAAACGTTATATGGGCATAACTATGTTAACTTTAACCAATGATATTctaaatgaattgaaaaatcGTTCGGAAAGTTTGCCACCCAATTTGACACATGGTGTTTTAGTGTGGAAAGTTATAATAGGTTCACCAGCTCATAT TGGTGGCCTTAGTCCTGGTGATATAGTGACTCAtattaataaaaaggaaattaaaactTCTTCCGATGTTTATGAAGCTTTAGCTGATAATTCTAAAACTTTAGATATTACCATTTTCCGAGGTCCCAAACGTTTAAACTTAACCATTACTCCAGAGGAtccttaa